From one Chlamydiifrater phoenicopteri genomic stretch:
- a CDS encoding metal ABC transporter ATP-binding protein: MQTSDLRNRAVFWEVRNLCVNYERYPVLYDVSFSVSSGSLVAIVGPNGAGKSTLLKASLGLIKSFSGSVAFFGKKFKKVRKKVSYMPQRASVDWEFPITLMELVLSGAYGRKGLFRKMSREDREEANEQISRVGLEKFCDRQIGKLSGGQQQRAFLARALMQKADLYLMDELFSAIDISSTETAINILKQLKDAGKTVVVVHHDLEKVPEIFDSVVLLNKRLVAAGPIEECFNSDTIKQTFGKNADFFDRTLKLSKERRSGEI; the protein is encoded by the coding sequence TTGCAGACTTCTGATCTAAGAAACAGGGCGGTGTTTTGGGAAGTGCGTAACTTGTGCGTTAACTATGAGCGTTATCCAGTTCTCTATGATGTTTCTTTTTCAGTTTCTTCAGGTAGTTTGGTAGCCATAGTGGGGCCCAACGGCGCGGGTAAAAGTACCTTGCTTAAAGCCTCTCTTGGCTTGATTAAAAGCTTTTCTGGGTCTGTCGCGTTTTTTGGGAAGAAGTTTAAAAAGGTTAGAAAAAAAGTTAGTTACATGCCCCAAAGAGCTTCTGTTGACTGGGAGTTTCCTATCACTTTAATGGAATTAGTATTGAGCGGAGCTTATGGAAGGAAAGGCTTATTTCGTAAGATGAGTCGAGAGGATCGCGAAGAAGCTAATGAACAAATTTCCAGGGTGGGGTTAGAGAAGTTTTGTGATAGGCAGATAGGGAAGCTTTCTGGCGGCCAGCAGCAAAGAGCTTTTCTGGCTAGAGCTTTGATGCAAAAAGCCGATTTATATCTCATGGATGAATTGTTTTCAGCTATTGATATTTCTTCAACAGAAACGGCTATAAATATTTTGAAGCAACTAAAAGACGCTGGAAAAACGGTTGTTGTAGTGCATCATGATTTGGAAAAGGTCCCAGAAATTTTTGATTCGGTCGTTCTTTTAAACAAACGATTAGTTGCTGCAGGACCTATCGAAGAGTGCTTTAATTCTGATACCATTAAGCAAACTTTTGGCAAAAATGCAGACTTTTTTGATAGAACTCTAAAATTGTCGAAAGAAAGGCGATCAGGAGAGATATAG
- a CDS encoding metal ABC transporter solute-binding protein, Zn/Mn family: MKRFLSVRALLLLFGAALPALTGCSSQKMISKTSQKTPYILATNRMIYDCVKEVAGESVQCQLLIKGELDPHSYELVKGDSDKIAGADVVFCCGLGLEHTLSLRKLLENNPKVVKLGDCLAEKNKFKILYEEGVQDPHIWLDMGIWKHVPQEIAFALAKAYPELSEKFFANANKLAEELNKIDGWAKQSLSSVPIDKRFLVTGHSAFRYFSYSYLAEKEERESGFWKERFISPEGISPEAQIGIRDIIRVSDYICEHCVEVVFPEESLNQDSLRKIVSCLKKKHCVRLSKQAIYSDNVPLNKSYFDMFKHNVCIITEELGGCVADF; encoded by the coding sequence ATGAAAAGGTTTCTTTCTGTGCGCGCTCTTCTCCTTTTGTTTGGGGCGGCATTGCCTGCGCTAACGGGCTGTTCTTCTCAAAAAATGATATCAAAAACTTCTCAAAAGACTCCTTATATTTTGGCTACGAATAGGATGATCTATGATTGTGTAAAAGAGGTCGCAGGAGAGAGTGTTCAATGCCAACTTTTAATCAAAGGAGAGTTAGACCCACATTCTTATGAATTAGTTAAAGGCGACAGTGATAAGATTGCTGGAGCGGATGTTGTTTTTTGTTGTGGATTGGGGCTGGAGCATACCTTAAGCCTAAGAAAGCTTTTAGAAAACAATCCCAAAGTTGTTAAACTGGGAGACTGTTTGGCTGAAAAAAATAAGTTTAAAATTCTTTATGAAGAAGGTGTCCAAGATCCGCATATTTGGTTAGATATGGGAATCTGGAAGCATGTTCCACAGGAAATAGCTTTCGCGTTAGCAAAAGCATATCCAGAATTGTCTGAGAAATTTTTTGCTAATGCCAACAAGTTGGCAGAAGAGTTGAATAAGATAGATGGTTGGGCTAAACAGTCTTTAAGCTCTGTTCCCATAGACAAGAGGTTTTTAGTTACAGGACATAGTGCTTTTAGATACTTTTCTTATTCTTATTTAGCTGAGAAAGAGGAAAGGGAGAGTGGATTTTGGAAAGAAAGATTTATTTCTCCAGAAGGCATTTCTCCAGAAGCTCAGATAGGCATCCGAGACATTATCAGAGTTTCCGATTATATTTGTGAGCACTGTGTTGAGGTTGTTTTTCCTGAAGAATCCTTAAATCAGGATTCTTTAAGAAAAATAGTTTCTTGTTTGAAGAAAAAGCATTGTGTCAGACTATCTAAACAGGCTATTTACAGTGACAATGTTCCGTTGAACAAGAGTTATTTTGATATGTTCAAGCATAATGTTTGTATTATCACGGAAGAACTAGGAGGTTGTGTTGCAGACTTCTGA
- the npt1 gene encoding NTP/NDP exchange transporter Npt1, with the protein MTTTTEKPFGKLRSFIWPIHKHELKKVLPMFLMFFCIAFNYTVLRDTKDTLIVTAPGSGAEAIPFIKVWLVVPSAVLFMIIYAKLSNILSKQALFYAVISPFLLFFTLFPIVIYPFRETLHPTTFATWLMSVLPQGLSGLVAVLRNWTFAMFFVLAELWGSVMLSLMFWGFANEITKINEAKRFYALFGIGANLALLASGRSIIWASRMRSAATAGQDPWTTSLYLLMGMVLAAGLVIMCCYWWINKNVLTDPRFYNPEELKKSKKSKPKMGLKESFAYLLRSPYILSLAVLVICYGVCINLVEVTWKSQLKLQYPNANQYSEFMGHFSFWTGIVSVFVMLFVGGNVIRKFGWLAGALATPIMILVTGALFFALVIFRNQAAGLVAMFGTTPLMMAVIVGAVQNILSKSTKYALFDATKEMAYIPLDQEQKVKGKAAIDVVAARFGKSGGSLIQQGLLVLFGSIGAMTPYLAAILFVIIGCWVVAASKLNVLFLKLTASEEESVEKTAEAKENVVAVENASS; encoded by the coding sequence ATGACGACGACAACGGAAAAACCTTTTGGAAAATTGCGTTCTTTCATTTGGCCCATACATAAGCATGAGTTGAAGAAAGTCTTGCCAATGTTCCTTATGTTCTTCTGTATAGCTTTCAACTATACCGTTTTAAGAGACACTAAAGACACTCTTATAGTGACAGCACCAGGATCTGGGGCAGAAGCTATTCCTTTTATCAAAGTGTGGCTTGTCGTGCCCTCCGCTGTCCTTTTCATGATTATTTACGCTAAGCTCAGCAATATTCTTAGCAAGCAAGCACTATTTTATGCTGTCATATCTCCTTTCCTCCTCTTCTTCACTTTATTCCCCATAGTAATTTATCCTTTTAGAGAAACCCTCCACCCGACAACCTTCGCTACTTGGTTAATGTCTGTTTTACCTCAAGGACTAAGCGGTCTGGTCGCCGTACTGAGAAACTGGACGTTTGCTATGTTTTTCGTGTTAGCAGAGCTTTGGGGAAGTGTTATGCTGTCTCTTATGTTCTGGGGATTTGCTAACGAAATTACCAAAATTAACGAAGCCAAAAGGTTCTATGCCTTGTTCGGAATTGGAGCCAACCTAGCCTTACTAGCGTCCGGAAGATCTATCATTTGGGCATCTAGAATGCGTAGCGCTGCTACTGCGGGACAAGATCCTTGGACCACCTCTTTATACCTTCTCATGGGAATGGTGTTGGCTGCAGGCCTTGTCATTATGTGCTGCTACTGGTGGATCAATAAAAACGTTCTTACGGATCCTAGATTCTATAACCCAGAAGAGCTCAAAAAGTCTAAAAAATCCAAACCTAAAATGGGCTTGAAAGAAAGTTTTGCATATCTACTGCGGTCTCCTTACATCTTATCGCTGGCCGTCCTCGTAATATGCTACGGAGTCTGCATCAATTTGGTTGAAGTCACCTGGAAGAGCCAATTGAAACTTCAATACCCTAACGCTAACCAGTACAGCGAGTTTATGGGGCACTTCTCTTTCTGGACAGGAATTGTTTCTGTATTTGTTATGCTGTTTGTTGGCGGCAATGTCATCAGAAAGTTTGGGTGGTTAGCAGGAGCTTTGGCGACACCTATAATGATCCTAGTCACAGGAGCTCTTTTCTTTGCTCTAGTAATCTTCAGAAATCAGGCTGCAGGGTTAGTAGCAATGTTTGGAACGACACCTCTAATGATGGCCGTTATTGTTGGAGCCGTCCAAAACATTCTCTCCAAATCAACAAAGTATGCTCTCTTTGATGCTACAAAAGAAATGGCTTACATTCCCTTAGACCAAGAGCAAAAAGTTAAAGGGAAAGCAGCTATCGATGTTGTAGCCGCTCGCTTTGGAAAATCTGGAGGATCTTTAATTCAACAGGGCCTCTTGGTTCTCTTCGGAAGCATTGGAGCTATGACGCCATACCTAGCTGCTATATTGTTTGTGATCATAGGCTGCTGGGTCGTTGCTGCTTCCAAGCTCAACGTGCTGTTCCTCAAGCTTACAGCTTCTGAGGAAGAGTCTGTAGAGAAAACTGCAGAAGCCAAAGAAAATGTTGTTGCTGTTGAAAACGCTTCTTCCTAA
- the lepA gene encoding translation elongation factor 4, protein MRKYNIENIRNFSIIAHIDHGKSTIADRLLEATQTVEEREMKEQLLDSMDLERERGITIKAHPVTMRYTHEGIEYEINLIDTPGHVDFSYEVSRSLSACEGALLIVDAAQGVQAQSLANVYLALDRNLEIIPILNKIDLPAADPEEVKRQIREYIGLDTTNAIACSAKTGVGISDILEAIIALIPPPMPQDPNAPLRALVFDSHYDPYVGIMVYVRIISGELKKGDKIVLMASGNTSHEVLGIGAFMPEATLIEDSLKPGQVGYFIANIKKVKDVKIGDTVTTYRNPAKEPLEGFKEITPVVFAGIYPIDSSDFDALKDALSRLQLNDSALTVEQESSHSLGFGFRCGFLGLLHLEIIFERIMREFDIDVIATAPSVVYRIVLKNGKVLEIDNPTAYPDPATIEHVEEPWVTAHIITPQEYLSNIMSLCLDKRGLCSKTEMLDDNRLILTYSLPLNEIVSDFNDKLKSVTKGYGSFDYQISDHQKSPIIKLEILVNDEPVDAFSCLVHRDKAESRGRSICEKLVEVIPQQLFKVPIQAAINKKIVARETIRALSKNVTAKCYGGDITRKRKLWEKQKKGKKRMREFGKVSIPNTAFMEVLKLD, encoded by the coding sequence TTGAGAAAGTATAATATCGAGAATATTAGAAATTTTTCTATAATAGCCCATATTGATCATGGAAAATCCACAATAGCTGACCGGTTGCTAGAAGCTACTCAAACTGTTGAAGAGAGAGAGATGAAAGAACAGCTTCTAGATTCTATGGACTTAGAGAGAGAACGGGGAATCACCATTAAAGCCCACCCCGTCACCATGCGGTACACCCACGAAGGAATAGAATATGAAATAAATCTCATAGACACTCCGGGACACGTTGATTTCTCGTACGAAGTCTCTCGATCTTTATCTGCGTGTGAGGGCGCGCTCCTCATTGTTGATGCCGCTCAAGGAGTACAAGCTCAGAGTCTAGCCAATGTATACTTAGCCCTTGATCGCAACCTAGAAATCATCCCAATTCTAAATAAAATTGATCTACCCGCCGCAGATCCAGAAGAAGTTAAACGACAAATCAGGGAGTATATAGGCCTAGACACAACCAATGCTATAGCCTGTTCTGCAAAAACTGGGGTAGGGATTTCCGATATTTTAGAAGCCATAATAGCTCTTATACCGCCTCCAATGCCTCAAGATCCTAACGCTCCCCTTAGAGCATTAGTTTTTGACTCTCACTATGACCCATACGTAGGAATAATGGTTTATGTTCGCATAATAAGCGGTGAACTTAAAAAAGGTGACAAGATTGTATTGATGGCGTCGGGCAACACTTCTCATGAAGTTTTAGGTATAGGAGCGTTTATGCCCGAAGCAACCTTGATAGAAGATTCTCTAAAACCAGGACAAGTAGGTTACTTCATAGCTAATATAAAAAAAGTAAAGGACGTTAAGATCGGGGATACTGTGACAACGTACAGAAACCCAGCTAAAGAGCCTTTAGAGGGATTTAAAGAAATTACCCCTGTCGTCTTTGCTGGTATTTATCCTATAGACTCCTCTGATTTTGATGCATTAAAAGACGCTTTATCTAGGCTGCAATTAAATGACTCAGCATTAACAGTAGAACAAGAAAGTAGTCATTCGTTAGGTTTTGGTTTTCGTTGTGGGTTCCTAGGGCTACTTCATCTAGAAATTATCTTTGAAAGAATAATGAGAGAGTTCGATATTGACGTTATAGCCACAGCGCCTAGCGTCGTCTATCGAATAGTTCTAAAAAATGGGAAAGTATTAGAAATAGATAACCCCACCGCTTATCCAGACCCAGCAACCATTGAACATGTAGAAGAACCTTGGGTTACCGCGCATATTATTACCCCTCAAGAATACTTGAGTAATATCATGAGTCTTTGTTTGGATAAACGAGGGCTCTGTTCAAAGACAGAAATGCTCGATGATAATCGACTAATACTCACATATAGCTTACCTTTGAATGAGATTGTCTCCGATTTTAACGACAAATTAAAATCTGTGACCAAAGGATACGGATCCTTTGATTATCAAATTTCTGATCACCAAAAGAGCCCTATTATTAAGTTAGAAATCCTTGTCAACGATGAACCTGTTGATGCTTTTTCTTGTTTAGTTCATAGAGACAAAGCAGAGTCTAGAGGGCGCAGCATATGTGAAAAACTTGTGGAAGTTATCCCCCAACAACTCTTCAAAGTACCTATCCAAGCTGCCATTAACAAAAAGATTGTAGCTAGAGAAACAATTCGAGCCCTATCCAAAAACGTTACAGCCAAATGCTATGGCGGAGATATTACCCGCAAACGAAAGCTTTGGGAGAAACAGAAAAAAGGTAAGAAGCGCATGAGAGAATTTGGAAAAGTGTCTATTCCAAATACCGCTTTTATGGAAGTCTTGAAGCTAGACTAA
- the gnd gene encoding decarboxylating NADP(+)-dependent phosphogluconate dehydrogenase has protein sequence MTKGSDIGLIGLAVMGKNLVLNMRDHGFSVSVYNRSQEKTQEFLQEPEVLGSTIRGFYSLQDFISSLERPRKVLLMIKSGDPVDRTIDAMLPFLEKGDIIIDGGNSYFLDSERRYKYLQDKGILFVGAGISGGEEGARFGPSIMPGGDFRAWKSIEPIFLSIAAKSQDGKPCCSWIGSGGAGHYVKMVHNGIEYGDMQLISELYGLMRDYVGMSSEEIALTFSDWNKQELESFLVRITSEVLKAKNENNQPIIDSILDVAGQKGTGKWTALEALQMDVPLSLITGSVFSRYLSGMKEERVEAHKLFQKSKVEFSGSKKDFLQDCFQALYASKIISYSQGFSLLKQASMKFDWNLDLGEISLIWRGGCIIQSVFLQDIKDAFVSDPNLSSLVVAPFFVKALAFADKGWRRVVSSAVLAGVSIPCLSEAIAYFDGYTTAKSSINLIQGLRDYFGAHSYERTDRPRGEFYHTDWSGSMETKLV, from the coding sequence ATGACAAAGGGATCTGATATTGGATTGATTGGGCTCGCTGTAATGGGGAAGAACTTGGTGCTAAATATGCGAGACCACGGGTTTTCTGTTTCAGTGTATAATCGTAGTCAGGAGAAAACACAGGAATTTTTACAGGAACCAGAAGTATTGGGCTCCACTATTCGGGGATTTTACTCCTTACAAGATTTCATTAGTTCTTTAGAGCGCCCTCGAAAAGTTTTATTGATGATTAAGTCGGGAGACCCTGTTGATCGTACTATTGATGCTATGCTTCCCTTCCTAGAAAAAGGTGATATCATCATAGACGGGGGAAATAGTTATTTTTTAGATTCTGAAAGAAGATATAAATATCTGCAGGATAAAGGAATCTTGTTCGTGGGGGCTGGCATCTCCGGAGGGGAAGAAGGAGCTCGTTTTGGCCCTTCAATTATGCCAGGAGGAGACTTTAGAGCGTGGAAATCAATAGAGCCTATTTTCCTCTCTATTGCGGCTAAATCTCAAGACGGAAAGCCTTGCTGCTCTTGGATCGGTAGCGGAGGTGCCGGTCATTATGTGAAGATGGTTCACAACGGTATAGAATATGGAGACATGCAACTTATCAGCGAGCTTTATGGCTTAATGAGGGATTATGTAGGAATGTCTTCAGAAGAAATAGCTTTAACATTTAGCGATTGGAACAAACAAGAGCTGGAAAGCTTTTTGGTCCGTATCACATCAGAAGTTTTGAAAGCTAAAAATGAAAATAATCAACCTATAATAGACTCTATTCTAGATGTTGCCGGGCAAAAAGGAACCGGGAAATGGACGGCTCTCGAAGCTTTACAAATGGATGTTCCTTTGTCTTTAATCACTGGATCTGTTTTTTCCCGTTATTTATCAGGGATGAAAGAGGAGCGAGTAGAAGCTCATAAACTTTTCCAAAAATCGAAAGTTGAGTTCTCGGGGTCGAAAAAGGACTTCTTGCAGGATTGTTTTCAAGCTCTTTATGCTTCCAAAATTATTAGTTACTCTCAAGGGTTTTCATTATTGAAACAAGCTTCCATGAAATTCGATTGGAACTTAGATTTAGGAGAGATTTCTCTAATATGGCGCGGTGGATGTATCATACAAAGTGTCTTCTTGCAAGATATAAAGGATGCTTTTGTTTCTGATCCCAACCTTTCTTCATTGGTAGTAGCTCCCTTCTTTGTAAAAGCTTTAGCTTTTGCTGATAAGGGATGGAGAAGGGTTGTATCTTCAGCTGTCCTTGCTGGAGTTTCCATACCATGCCTCTCAGAGGCCATAGCATATTTTGATGGGTACACCACAGCAAAATCCTCTATAAACTTAATACAAGGACTTCGAGATTATTTTGGAGCTCATTCCTACGAAAGAACAGATCGACCCAGAGGAGAATTCTATCATACCGACTGGTCGGGAAGTATGGAAACTAAACTTGTCTAA
- the tyrS gene encoding tyrosine--tRNA ligase, which translates to MKKFLSLMQDRGLVVNASEGLSEVSEPVSVYLGFDPTGPSLHVGHLAGILVLKRLSLLGHKPLALIGGATGMIGDPSGKSAERVLLDKNTVEENANALKKLLQKFIPEIEIVNNFSWLGEITLVDFLRDVAKHFRLGNMLAKESVKQRLGSDEGMSFTEFSYQLLQAYDFYHLFKDRGVSLQVGGSDQWGNITAGIDFIRKVLSKKVHGLTYPLLTDSKGNKLGKTEKGAVWLDAAKTSPYELYQYVYGLDDCEMPRVASLLTLLENEEVKELLMQLKEKPEEVKAALSREVVRLVHGEEGVLSAQNITQAMLPGKVSELSEEALAVLIATGFGVNLASHNILGKKWSDVLVLSGISASKSEIKRLVDQGGIYINSRVLTSSEEVVSSEDVIFSKYIVVSRGRKKKLVLIIG; encoded by the coding sequence ATGAAAAAGTTTCTTTCTCTCATGCAAGATCGCGGACTGGTTGTGAATGCTTCTGAAGGGTTGTCAGAAGTCTCGGAACCCGTTTCTGTGTATTTGGGTTTTGATCCAACTGGGCCTTCTCTTCATGTTGGTCATTTGGCCGGGATCCTGGTTTTAAAAAGATTGTCATTACTTGGGCATAAGCCCTTAGCTCTCATTGGGGGAGCTACAGGTATGATAGGAGATCCCTCGGGTAAGAGTGCAGAAAGAGTTTTGCTAGATAAAAATACTGTAGAGGAAAATGCTAACGCTTTAAAAAAACTTTTGCAGAAATTCATTCCCGAAATCGAAATAGTTAACAATTTTTCTTGGCTAGGAGAAATAACTTTAGTAGATTTCCTAAGAGACGTCGCTAAGCATTTTCGATTAGGAAATATGCTGGCAAAAGAAAGTGTCAAGCAGCGCCTTGGTTCTGACGAGGGGATGAGCTTCACGGAGTTTAGTTATCAACTGCTGCAAGCTTATGATTTTTACCACTTGTTTAAAGACAGAGGAGTTTCCCTACAGGTTGGTGGCAGTGATCAATGGGGGAATATTACGGCAGGCATTGATTTTATTCGAAAGGTTTTATCTAAGAAAGTACATGGTCTAACGTACCCTCTGCTTACAGATAGCAAGGGAAACAAGCTTGGGAAGACAGAAAAAGGTGCTGTGTGGTTAGACGCAGCGAAAACTTCTCCTTACGAGCTGTATCAATATGTATACGGCTTAGATGATTGTGAGATGCCTAGGGTTGCTAGCTTGTTGACGCTGCTTGAAAATGAGGAAGTCAAAGAACTTTTAATGCAATTGAAAGAGAAGCCTGAAGAGGTGAAAGCCGCGCTGTCTCGGGAAGTTGTCAGACTGGTTCACGGAGAAGAAGGGGTTCTGTCAGCACAAAATATTACTCAAGCAATGCTTCCAGGTAAAGTTTCTGAGCTCTCAGAAGAGGCTTTGGCTGTTCTTATAGCTACAGGGTTTGGCGTAAATTTGGCGTCCCATAATATTTTGGGGAAAAAATGGTCTGACGTATTAGTGCTCTCAGGAATAAGTGCTTCTAAAAGTGAAATAAAAAGACTTGTAGACCAGGGTGGTATATATATCAATTCTCGCGTTTTGACAAGTAGCGAGGAGGTTGTTTCTTCCGAGGATGTTATATTTTCGAAATATATAGTGGTTTCCAGAGGAAGAAAGAAAAAATTGGTTCTTATTATAGGTTGA
- a CDS encoding FliA/WhiG family RNA polymerase sigma factor, whose product MKTQDFPELSQPWKRYLETRAVEDRDFLIETYLYLVNIVAHKLSAGFPSHIHTEDLYAAGVEGLVRAVEKFNPEKSPKFEGYAAFLIKASIIDDLRKQDWVPRSVHKKANLLSSALEALRSSLSREPSDSEVCKYLGISQEELSEWYQFSKTSLMISIHEDRCSRDSEEKGFSLEDRLVDEKAMTGFEMAEKEERKKLLAGAILNLEERERQVLVLYYYEDLMLKEIGNILGVSESRVSQIHSKALLRLRSAFKNLL is encoded by the coding sequence GTGAAAACTCAGGATTTTCCAGAACTTTCTCAACCATGGAAGCGGTATCTCGAAACAAGAGCTGTCGAAGACAGGGATTTTTTAATAGAAACCTACCTTTACCTAGTAAATATTGTCGCTCATAAACTTTCAGCAGGATTCCCAAGCCATATTCATACTGAAGACCTTTATGCTGCAGGTGTCGAGGGCTTAGTTAGAGCCGTAGAAAAATTTAATCCAGAAAAAAGTCCTAAATTTGAAGGTTACGCAGCATTTTTAATCAAAGCTTCTATCATTGATGATTTAAGAAAGCAGGATTGGGTCCCTCGTAGTGTTCACAAAAAAGCAAATCTTTTATCTTCTGCTTTAGAAGCTCTACGATCTAGTTTGAGTAGAGAGCCTTCGGATTCAGAGGTTTGTAAGTATTTGGGGATTTCTCAAGAAGAATTATCCGAGTGGTATCAATTTTCTAAAACCTCGTTGATGATTTCTATTCACGAGGATAGATGCTCCAGAGATAGTGAAGAAAAGGGCTTTAGTCTCGAAGATCGTCTGGTTGATGAAAAAGCCATGACTGGATTCGAAATGGCTGAAAAAGAAGAAAGAAAAAAATTATTAGCTGGTGCCATTTTAAATCTAGAAGAAAGAGAGCGGCAAGTTTTAGTGCTTTATTATTACGAAGACTTGATGCTTAAGGAGATTGGAAATATTTTAGGTGTTAGCGAGTCTAGAGTGTCGCAGATCCATTCCAAAGCATTACTTCGTCTAAGATCTGCTTTCAAGAATCTCTTGTAG
- a CDS encoding FHIPEP family type III secretion protein: protein MRNKLFESWILLFPVLIVTLSLFPITPTLLDSFLCMGVAFSLVAFLWALSASNDRDLVSYPSVLFYLTLFRLGANIASTRLILSSGAASPMVSSLGRFLASDSVIAGTAVLIILFFMNFLLIAKGGERIAEVRARFILEALPGKQMALDMSLNSGRKSFSSIEALREEIIQESEFFSSMEGVFRFIKGDAVIGLIVLAINIFSIPFLLGVSELSLYDLWLAILGDGLVGQIPAVLASVGAATTISKVGKRRTVLSSLFVDIQRHSKIFFPAAIFMLLISCLPGVPFIPTFLSGATLLLLGTKLAKQGEELRESKVELFLPEKGFCQDKMRQLYRFVELKIYNDLGVRFPSNILVHKGGASGVFLQVFNFVFSLDEVSEQTLYQKLSPLAHECVNAKVVEDLLVKTENSWGIFSDEIVPLKVSRDALVSLCKELVKEGISLHLFPQIMDALSSLPQRSSLDQMVEHVRRHLGDRVGRSILRNNKRIHVVTVDPYVEQLISSSYSAKNPSVCQKIVAELGELLKGSLLKTLDQEVRAIVTGNESRFEMKKIVEHKFPDLLILSYDELPKDVEVCSLGTLSEEVLL from the coding sequence GTGAGAAACAAGCTATTCGAGTCTTGGATACTACTTTTTCCTGTACTTATAGTCACCCTCTCCTTGTTCCCTATAACACCGACCCTTTTAGATAGCTTCTTATGCATGGGAGTAGCGTTTTCATTGGTAGCTTTTTTGTGGGCTTTGTCTGCAAGTAATGACAGAGATCTGGTTTCTTATCCTTCGGTATTATTCTATTTAACACTCTTTCGTTTAGGGGCAAACATAGCGTCTACACGTCTGATACTTTCTTCCGGTGCGGCAAGTCCTATGGTTTCTTCTTTAGGGAGATTTTTAGCCTCAGATAGTGTTATTGCCGGAACAGCCGTCCTCATAATCTTATTTTTTATGAACTTTCTGTTAATAGCAAAAGGAGGAGAGAGGATAGCAGAAGTCCGTGCCAGGTTTATCTTGGAGGCTTTGCCTGGGAAACAGATGGCTCTGGATATGTCATTGAATTCTGGAAGAAAAAGTTTTTCTTCTATAGAGGCTCTTAGAGAGGAAATCATTCAAGAAAGCGAATTTTTTTCTTCTATGGAAGGTGTCTTTCGGTTCATTAAGGGGGACGCTGTCATAGGTTTGATTGTCTTAGCTATAAACATCTTTTCTATCCCCTTCTTGCTTGGCGTTTCAGAGCTTTCTCTTTACGATTTATGGCTGGCTATTTTAGGAGACGGTCTTGTGGGGCAAATTCCTGCCGTCTTAGCCTCCGTTGGAGCAGCAACCACAATATCCAAAGTAGGTAAGCGAAGAACTGTTTTAAGTTCTTTATTTGTTGATATTCAAAGGCATTCGAAAATCTTTTTCCCTGCGGCTATATTTATGCTATTGATTTCTTGTCTGCCTGGAGTGCCTTTCATTCCGACTTTTCTATCTGGGGCAACACTTTTATTGCTTGGAACAAAATTAGCAAAACAAGGGGAGGAGCTGAGGGAATCAAAAGTAGAGTTGTTTTTGCCAGAGAAAGGCTTTTGTCAAGATAAGATGAGGCAGTTGTACCGCTTTGTTGAATTGAAAATCTATAATGATCTGGGGGTTCGTTTCCCATCAAATATTCTTGTGCACAAAGGGGGGGCTTCTGGAGTATTTTTACAGGTTTTTAATTTTGTCTTTTCTTTAGATGAAGTTTCGGAACAAACTTTGTATCAAAAGTTGTCTCCTTTAGCTCATGAATGTGTTAATGCGAAAGTTGTAGAAGATCTATTGGTAAAAACAGAAAATTCTTGGGGAATTTTTTCTGATGAAATCGTTCCTTTAAAAGTTTCTAGGGACGCTCTCGTCTCTCTTTGTAAAGAGCTTGTGAAAGAGGGTATATCCTTACATCTCTTTCCTCAGATCATGGATGCTCTTTCATCTCTTCCTCAGAGATCTTCTTTGGATCAGATGGTTGAGCATGTTCGTCGGCATCTTGGGGACAGAGTAGGGAGAAGCATTCTCAGAAACAATAAAAGAATCCATGTTGTAACGGTGGATCCTTATGTTGAACAATTGATCAGTAGCTCTTATTCAGCTAAGAATCCTTCGGTTTGTCAAAAAATAGTAGCGGAGCTTGGGGAGCTGCTTAAAGGGTCTTTGTTAAAAACTTTGGATCAAGAAGTTCGAGCAATAGTTACAGGTAATGAGTCTCGATTTGAGATGAAAAAGATTGTGGAACACAAGTTCCCAGACCTTTTAATTCTTTCTTATGATGAGTTGCCAAAAGATGTGGAGGTATGTTCTTTAGGAACTCTTTCGGAAGAAGTATTACTATAG
- a CDS encoding 2Fe-2S iron-sulfur cluster-binding protein, whose translation MAKLTIVSGDDSEEFELDDGEGISEVCEEAGVPFACTEGVCGTCVVEVLEGQENLSDFTQEERDFLGDEEGCERLACQCKIMQGDVKLTF comes from the coding sequence ATGGCTAAGTTGACAATTGTTTCTGGAGATGACTCTGAAGAGTTTGAATTAGATGACGGTGAAGGGATCTCCGAAGTTTGCGAAGAAGCCGGCGTTCCGTTTGCCTGCACCGAAGGTGTTTGTGGAACTTGTGTTGTAGAAGTTCTCGAAGGGCAAGAGAATCTTTCTGACTTCACTCAAGAAGAGCGTGATTTTCTAGGCGACGAAGAGGGCTGTGAACGATTAGCCTGCCAATGCAAAATCATGCAAGGCGACGTAAAACTTACTTTCTAA